A section of the Thauera chlorobenzoica genome encodes:
- a CDS encoding YggT family protein codes for MLANILLLILNVAASFITLMLLARFYMQWQRISFRNQLGQFVVTTTDWAVRPLRRVIPGVFGLDLASLLPAWLVQVLLVAFELSLRGAAFSGNAAAVAAGLAGVGLIELLRMMVYLLIAVVLGSAVLSWVSPHAPLAPVLHGLAAPFLRPFRRVIPSIANVDLSPLVLLLVLQIVLMLLAGVRGSFAPLLFGG; via the coding sequence AGCTTCATCACCCTGATGCTGCTGGCGCGCTTCTACATGCAGTGGCAGCGGATTTCCTTCCGCAACCAGCTCGGCCAGTTCGTCGTCACCACCACCGACTGGGCGGTGCGGCCGCTGCGCCGCGTTATCCCCGGGGTGTTCGGACTCGACCTGGCGAGCCTGCTGCCGGCCTGGCTGGTGCAGGTGCTGCTGGTGGCGTTCGAGCTGAGCCTGCGCGGGGCGGCGTTCAGCGGCAATGCCGCCGCGGTCGCCGCCGGGCTGGCCGGGGTCGGCCTGATCGAGCTGCTGCGGATGATGGTGTATCTGCTGATCGCGGTCGTGCTCGGTTCCGCGGTGCTGTCCTGGGTCAGCCCGCATGCGCCGCTGGCGCCGGTGCTGCACGGGCTGGCCGCGCCCTTCCTGCGCCCTTTCCGCCGGGTGATCCCGAGCATCGCCAACGTCGATCTGTCGCCGTTGGTGCTGCTGCTGGTGCTGCAGATCGTGCTGATGCTGCTCGCCGGGGTGCGCGGCAGCTTCGCACCGCTGCTGTTCGGCGGCTGA